DNA from Orbaceae bacterium lpD01:
CGATGAATTTTCCTGATTGGCATGAACTCGATAGTGATTTACAGCGACGGCTGCGTGATAATCGGCAGATTTTTAACGCCTTGATCGGTGAGGTCGATGAATCTAGTCAATCGGATAATAAGGCAACGCGATTGGATGATCTCTGGGTGGATAACTTAGAACTGGTTGATATTCAGAGTGTACTCCCCACGCTGTCTACTGAGATATCTCAAGCCTTACACGCGATTATCACACAATTTCAACTGGATATGAGTAAAAAAACCATTGGTGTGCGTGGTCGCGATATCCTTGATCAACTGATGCCCCGACTGTTTGCCGATATTTGCGAACATTACGATATTACTGTGGTGCTGCCTCGTTTAACCCGTCTATTGCTACATATTGTCAGTCGAACCACCTATCTTGAGTTATTGATTGAGTATCCGGTCGCCTTAAAACAGTTAGTTAAATTGTGCAGTGTCTCGCCGATGATTAGTGAACAGCTTTCGCGTTATCCGATTTTGCTTGATGAACTGATTGATCTTAACTCACTCTATCAGACGACCGCCCTGGCTAACTATAAAAGTGAGCTCTATCAATATCTACTTCGAGTACAAACTGATGATGAGGAGCAGCAGCTTGAGGCACTCAGACAATTTAAACAGATGCAGCTGTTACATATTGCCGCTGCCGATGTTGCGGGCGTTTTGCCGATTATGAAAGTGAGTGATCACTTAACATTTTTAGCCGAAGCGATGATTGAGATGGTGGTGCAGCTGGCCTGGAATCAGATGACTGCACGTTATGGTAAACCCGATTATTTAACTGATGAGCAGCAAAAAGGCTTTGTTGTTATCGGTTACGGTAAATTAGGTGGCTGGGAGCTCGGTTATAGCTCGGATTTAGATCTGATTTTTTTACATGATTGTTCTGCTGATAGTATGACTAATGGCCTAAAATCGATAGATAGCCGACAATTTTATTTAAGATTAGTCCAGCGCATTATTCATCTCTTTAGTGTGCATACCAGCTCAGGCGTTTTGTATGAGGTGGACGTTCGTTTACGACCCCAAGGCAATGCCGGCTTACTGGCGGTTACGCTGGCGGCATTTGCTGATTATCAACGCAATGAGGCTTGGACTTGGGAACATCAAGCGCTGGTTCGCGCCCGTCCGGTCAGTGGCGATGTATCGCTTTATCACCGTTTTAATGCGATTCGCCATGGCACGCTTTGTCAACCTCGAGATGAGCTGGAACTTAAAACAGTTGTCCGCGAAATGCGTGAGAAGATGCGAGCACATCTCGGCAATAAGCATCAGGCTCAATTTGATTTAAAAATCGATGAAGGCAGTATTGGCGATATTGAATTTATTTCACAATATCTGGTCTTGAATTATGCGCATACACAACCTAAATTAACCCAGTGGTCAGATAATGTGAGAATTTTAGCGTTGATGGCCGACTATGACATCATGCCCTTAACTGAAGCCCAATTATTAACGGATGCTTATACGCAAATGCGTGAAGAGATGCATCGTTTATCCTTACAGCTGCTTCCGGCGGTGGTTGCCGATGATCGCTTTGTCATCCAGCGTGAGCGGGTGAAACAGAGCTGGCAAAAGTGGTTAGCAACCTGAAAGTAAGTCATGTTGTTCAACCAAATCATACTGATTTCATCGACCTGATCAATCTCTTGTCGTGACTATTATTCACGCCTATAAACTAAAATTCAGCTATTGTTTTTCACCTCTACAACTAAAATTTTATATTTAGGCCTGTTCACATTATGGATTAACTGTAATAATATTGATAATCATTATTATTAACAATAATATCACACTATCTATTCATCATATTGGGGTGACAAAATATGTCTATGCTGACATTAGATAAATTGGCTTTTGGGCAAGAGGCTGTGATTACCAAGCTATTACCTGCCGCACTGCCATTTCGCCGTCGTTTACTGGCCATGGGCATCACGCCAGGTTGTAAGGTTTCTGTCGTCAGGGTAGCACCATTGGGTGATCCGATGGAAATCAAAACGCGCGGATTTTTGCTCTGTTTACGCCGAAGTGAAGCTGCAGCCATTGGCGTTGTCGGGGTAGCCGAATGAATATCTCTTTAATTGGTAATCCGAATAGTGGCAAAAGTACACTCTTTAATGCTTTAACCGGAGCCCGTCAGCATGTGGGTAACTGGCCTGGTGTCACTGTTGAACGAAAAACCGGGATCCTTAATATTGATGGTCACAGTTTTGAAATTGTTGATTTACCTGGTACTTATGCGATAGAGAATCTCGATGTCTCGGTGTCTCAGGATGAGATGATTGCCCGTGAGTTTGTTATCAATGAAAAAGATAATTTAATCATTAATATTATTGATGCCACGAATTTACAACGAAGCTTATATCTCACTTTTCAGCTGATTGATTTAAAACGTCCGATGATCGTGGTACTCAATATGATGGATGCTTTACATGAAATGGGTGAGCACATCAATATTGAACAGTTATCGGTACTGCTCGGTTGTCCGGTCGTCGGCGTTTCTGCGGCTAAAAAAACCGGTTTAGCACCGCTGCGTGAGCAGATTATTGAGTCAATGCAGCAGGTACAATTACCACAACCTAAGATATCGACCTTAGGCACGTCCCAAGAACAGATTATTGCCGAGTATTTATTATCTTTGGATGAGAGTAGTCGGCTAAAACAGTTAGATCGTTGGTCATTGATTGAGTTATTACTCGATGACAGTAAAGCCCAATTGAGTGAGCCTGAAAAAGTAGCCTTAAGTCAATGTAGAGAACAGTTGTCGGCATGGTGTGATTACGAAATTGACGTCGCTATTGCCAGTGCACGATATGATGCGATTGATCAATTGACTACCGAAGTGATTGAAAAGCCGCGCGAAGCGACAGCCTCGTTATCAGATAAACTCGATAATATTACCTTAGGACGAATAACCGGTATTCCACTATTTTTATTGGTGATGTATTTGATGTTTATTGTTGCCGTTAAATTTGGCTCAGTTTTCATTGATTTCTTTGATCAATTGTTTGATACCATTTTTGTTCAAGGTCTCACCCATGTGCTTGATAGTTTAGGATCACCAGCGTGGTTAACGGTTATTTTAGCGGATGGGATTGGCAGTGGTATCCAAACGGTGGCAACCTTCATTCCAGTGATTGCCGCCATGTTTTTCTGTTTATCCTTCTTAGAAGACTCTGGCTATTTAGCGAGAGCGGCGATGGTGGTTGATCGCGGTATGCGTGCAATTGGTTTACCCGGTAAGGCATTTGTGCCGATGTTAGTGGGGTTTGGATGTGGTGTTCCAGCTATTATGGGCACGCGAACCTTAGACAGTGCAAGGGATAGATTAATGTCTATCTGTATGATTCCTTTTATGTCTTGTGGCGCCAGACTACCGGTTTATGCACTATTTGCCGTCATTTTTTTCCCACACCATGCTTCAACGGTGGTGTTTATTCTCTATCTGTTAGGCATTTTGGTGGCTATTATCACCGGTTTAGTCCTGAAATATACACTATTACCGGGAAAAATTACGCCATTTATTATGGAGTTACCCGCTTACCGCATACCCACAGTGCGCGGTATGCTACATTTGACCTGGTCGCGTTTAAAGTTATTTATTATTAGAGCGGGTAAAGCCATTGTTTTGATGGTGACGGTATTGAGTTTATTGAATTCACTTGGTACTGATGGTTCATTTGGGCATAGCGATTCCAATGAATCGGTCCTATCCGTCGCCAGTCAGAAGATCACCCCGGTATTTGAACCGATGGGGATTACCGAGCAGAATTGGCCAGCCACAGTCGGTATTTTTACCGGGATTTTTGCCAAAGAGGCGGTGATTGCTACGCTCAATTCACTGTATTCGATGGAAGAAGATAGTCAGGATGATGAGGCGTTTGATTTTGTCGGTGGCATTATTGGTGCTTTTGACACTATTCCTGAGAATCTAATCGCGCTAAAAGATTCATTCCTTGATCCTTTAGGGCTCAGCGCAGTAGATGAGGATATTGATGCATTACAAACTGAGCTTGATGTGTCAGCGAAAGCGGTCTCAACAATTCAAGTCTCGTTTGGTAGTGCTGCCGCGGCAATGGCTTATCTGATCTTTATTCTACTTTATACACCTTGCGCAGCAGCATTGGGCTCAATCTATCGTGAAGCCGGTTGGCGTTGGGCACTGTTTGTCGCACTTTGGACATTCTTTATTGGTTGGGTTTGTGCCACCGTTTATTATCAATATGCAACGATAGCCCAATCAGAGCACGCTGCCGGCTGGTTAATTGGTGTCGGAGTGGCTTTTGTTATGGTTATCATCGCCATGAAGATTGTCGGGAAAACCTGTAATATGGCGCATTTACAGATGAAAAAACCGCAGGCGTGTAGTAAAGATTGTTGTCATTAGGATTGAACCGATAGTGGATAGCTCCGCTATCGGACTACAATGACTGAAACAGGAGTACGATGATGCTGATGACCGATATTCGTGATTATTTACAGCTAGTAGGTCGCGCTAATTTACAGGATCTTTCCCGGCATTTTGGTATTCAAGAGAGTGCGATGCAACATATGCTCTCTTTTTGGGTAAAAAAAGGCCAGATTAGCTTTTATTATCTCGACAATCAAGGGTGTGGCAGCGGTAAATGCAGTGACTGTTTTGAGTGCAGTGAAAGCACCAAACAAATTTATGTCTGGCGTTAACTTTATCGACATAACCGTTTATAATCGTCAAATAGTTGACTATCTGTACGAATAAAATAGGATAAGTTGAGTTTTTAGGTTGGTATATGATAAGACCAATTAAATAATGCCGCAGCTGGAGAGTTTATGCATTGCCCATTTTGTAATACTGAAGATACTAAAGTCATCGACTCACGCTTAGTGGGTGATGGTTTGCAGGTGCGCCGCCGTCGTCAGTGTACGGTCTGTAATGAACGTTTTACGACGTTTGAAGTGGCTGAGTTAATTATGCCTGGCGTGATTAAAAATGGCCATCTTAGAGAGCCATTTAACGAAGACAAACTGCGTAGAGGCTTACAAAAAGCGCTAGAAAAAAGGCCTGTCAGCACCGATGATATCGAAATGGCGATCAGTCAGATTAAATCGAGAATCAGAGCGACTGGCGAACGTGAGATACCTTCAAAAATGATTGGCAACTTAGTGATGGATGAGTTAAAAAAATTAGATAAAGTCGCCTATATTCGCTTTGCCTCAGTCTATTTCAGCTTTGATGATATTGAACAGTTCGGTTCAGAAATTGCCAAGTTACAGGCCAAAGAGACACAGAATTAAGCCATCCTTCTGGTATGAAGTTAACAATATAAGATAGAGACTATGATGTTTGAATCCGATGATATCGGTTATATGCAGCGAGCCATTATGCTGGCTAAGCGCGGGATATATACTACAACACCGAATCCTAATGTGGGCTGTGTGATTGTGCAGCACGGCAATATTGTCGGTGAAGGTTTTCATTATCAGGCCGGATTACCGCACGCGGAGGTCTATGCTCTCGATATGGCAGGGCAACAAGCCAAGGGTGCAACGGCCTATGTGACGTTGGAACCTTGTAGTCATCATGGTAAAACACCGCCTTGTGCGGATGCATTGATTCGTGCTGGTATTGCACGTGTGGTCATAGCGATGCTCGACCCTAATCCGCTGGTTGCCGGCCAAGGGGTTGCCCGTTTAATGTCTGCAGGTATTGCGGTTGAATCAGGTCTCTTAGCCGAGCAAGCCGAGGAGATTAATCGCGGTTTTTTAAAAAGAATGCGCACGGGTCTGCCTTATGTCCGTTTGAAAATGGCAGCTTCCCTCGATGGGCGGACCGCGATGGCTTCGGGTGAAAGCAAATGGATTACTTCGGCACTATCACGCCAAGATGTGCAACAATTTCGGGCACAAAGCAGTGCTATTTTGAGTAGTAGTGCGACCATCCTTGCTGATGATCCGAGCTTAACTGTAAGGTGGTCAGAGCTTGCTGATGAGGTTAAACAGAACTATCCTCAAACAGAAGTCAGACAACCGATTCGTGTGGTACTCGATAGTCAACATCGTTTGACCTTACAGGAACAGGTTTTTAAACAGCCTGGTTGTACCTGGCTGGTACGTAAAATAGGGGCGAAGTTGCCCGCAGATGTGGCGCCGCAGATTGAACTGTTGATTGATGACGCCACCACCGGGCCACAGGTCGATCTTCAATATCTGTTACAGCGGTTAGGCCAAAAACAGATTAACACGTTGTGGGTTGAGGCCGGTGCGACACTAGCGGGTGCGCTGATCGCGCAAGATCTGGTCGATGAGTTAATTATTTATATGGCGCCGAAAATATTGGGTGATAAGGCGCGTGCATTATGTATGATACCTGAATTGATGACGTTATCACAAGTCCCGCAATTTCAATTTTCTGATATCACCTCAATCGGTTCAGATATTCGGATGATTTTAAAAAAATAGCTTCAGTTAAATAGCTAATTTTATCCTCGTTTGATATCGTTATGAAAAGCGATATCAAACGATAATTTCTGGATAATTCATACAAAGAGATAACACGATTTATCTCATCGTCACTGATCAGGCAGAAGGATCTATAGGCTATTTTGGTATTTTTATCGCCAAGACTATTTTTCGCTATTCGCCATGTTTTGCATAGATTCAATCAGCCCATTATGATAAAATCCCCGCCTATTTATCCGATTTATCTGAGGAATTTCCATGAGAACGATTGAAGGTTCGGTTGCTGCACCTGCTGCACGCGTTGCAATTATTGTTGCTCGTTTTAACCACTTTATTAATGATAGCTTAGTAACGGGTGCTGTTGATGCATTAAAACGTATTGGCCAGGTAAAAGATGACAATATTTCGGTTATTTGGGTACCGGGTGCTTATGAAATTCCTTTAGCCGCACAAGCAGCAGCGAAAAGTGGTAAATATGATGGGGTTGTGGCATTAGGTACGGTTATTCGTGGCAGCACAGCCCATTTTGATTTTGTTGCTGGCGAGTCAAGTTCAGGCCTGTTAGGGACTTCTCTTGCTTTTGATATTCCGGTTGGTTTTGGTATTTTAACAACAGAGAACCTTGAACAGTCTATCGAACGCGCAGGGACTAAAGCGGGTAATAAAGGTTCAGAAGCCGCCTTAACGGTGCTTGAAATGTTAAATGTTCTTAAAGCGATCAAGGAGTAGTGTGTGAAGCCAAATGCAAGGCGCCGAGCACGTGAATGTGCTGTACAAGCAATTTATTCATGGCAGTTATCACAAAATAGTATCACAGATATTGAAGCAGAGTTTTTAGCTGAACAAGATATGAAAGGGGTAGACACTAAATATTTTCGTGAATTAATTCATGGTGTTGTGCGTAATCATACGCAGTTAGATGAATTAATGACTCCATATTTAACCGAGCGTTCTATCGATGAGCTTGGCCCCATTGAACGATCGATTCTCAGAATTGCGCTTTACGAGCTGACTAAGCGTGAAGATGTGCCTTACAAAGTTGTGATTAATGAAGCGATTGAACTCACCAAAGCCTTTGGTGCTGAAGATAGTCACAAATTTGTTAATGGTGTGGTTGATAAAATCGCACCGACCATCCGAACTCGTTAAACGTTGAAAGCTTAAGCGAATTTGCTTGAGCTTTTTTCTGCTGAAAATACAACACTCTTTTCTTAATCTTGCGTCTGGTAATCAGTATTAAATTGAATAATATTAATGAGTTAATTTAATCTTTGTACTGATTATTTTGAGTATGATTTATTCTATACAGTGATATACTAGACGGAATTATCTATGCGTATATTAAAATGATTTAATATACAGATTCCGCTTATTCGATACGAGAACATCATGAACGACAACGAGAATACGACTAAAAATAAACCCTCTGTTTATTATGCACAAAAGAAAGCTGAACCAGAACGTCGCACCGATCATAAGCGAAGTGGTGATTCAAGAAAAGGCGACGGTTTTGCTTATAAAAAGGATGGCTATAAAAAAGAGGCTTATAAAGATAAACCTACCGCAAGAGGCCGTTCTGATGAACGTACAAGTCGAATTGAAACCTTTGAGCCTAAAAAAGGGCGCGTGGCGGTAAGAAAACCGACCGAAAATAGCGATTCGCCATGGCAAACCAAAATCCGTAAAGAGCCTCAGCAACCCTCTTATGCTCAAAAAGAGAGCGAGCCTGCTTTGGCTGCGCCGCAACGAAAACTGGCTCACGATGAGGTTTTTGTTTATAGTGAAAACAGCTGTAAGGCCGTATTTAAACAGCGTGCAAGCTCGATTATCAAAGCTTTTTTAACTGAAGAGATGACCACTAAATTTCGTGATCTAGTCATGAGTTTAGCTGAAAAACATCTTGGTTATGATGTCGTTTCCGATGAATACATGACCAAGTTAACCGGTACACCTCATCATGGTGGTGTCTGTTTGATCGTTAAGAAACGAACGCCCTTAACTGCACTCGATTATCTCGACCAAACTAAAAAACAGGCTCATGATTGTGTACTGGCGATTGATGATATTAATAATCCACATAATCTCGGTGCACTCATCCGCTCAGCGGCGTTTTTCTCTGCTCAAGGGGTGATATTGCGCCACGTGGATACATTGGAATCGGGGGCAGCGCTGCGTGTTGCTGAGGGCGGTGCTGAGTATGTCCAGCCTATTCGCGCTGATGATATGGCGGCAACATTATCGCAATTTAAACAACAAGGATATCGCGTCGTGGCTTTATTGCCTTGTAAAATGAAAAATGTGCCAGCACAATCACTTTTTGATGTCAAATTTGCCGATAAAACGGTGGTTGTTTTGTTCCAACAAATGAATAAAGCGTTGATTCAGGTTGCTGATCAAATTGTGTATGTGTCTGGATCTGACGTGATGCCGGCACTGAATATTTCTGTGGCAACCGGCCTTATTTTGGCTCAGTGGCAGCAGCGTAATCAAGAATAATCACAATGTCGCTTAATTATTGCGCATATCATTCACTCTTTTGTCTGGCGTTTTAATGGATGAAGTCGTTCATTAAAACGCCGATATCACGATTCCCTTTTGTAGCTTGTCATCTCTCAATTCTGATTTTCATCATCCGGTTTTCGTTATATTAACTGTTTTTAAAACAAAATTTTAGATATCAAAACGATTAACTGCGTAATAGCATCTTTTGATTAGAAAAATTCTACCAAATGATTATGTTAGTAAAAAATCATAAAGAGAGCAGAATCACGATGAAATCGAAACCGACTCGCCAGATAGGCCTTATTTTTGGAAAATTCTATCCACTTCATCGTGGACATCTTTATATGATTGAAAAAGCCAGTAGTGAAGTCGATGAACTTCATGTGATGCTTGGCTGTGAATCTTCTCGCGATGCTGCGTTATTTGAGCAAAGTCAGATGCCCAAACAGCCACAAGTTAAAGATCGTTTAGCGTGGCTTAAAAATAGTTTTGAGGGCAGGCCAAATATTCATTTTCATGTATTAGATGAATCTGGCATTGCTTCTTATCCAAATGGCTGGAAAGACTGGAGTGACCGAGTTAAATCGATTTTATCCTTACAAGCGATTGCGCCAACGCTGATTTTTACCAGTGAACTGCAAGATGTTGCGTTACATCAGGAATATTTCGGTTGTCAGGTACGCTTAATTGACGAAACGCGGCATTTTATGAATATCAGTGCGACACAAATTCGTCAGAATCCTTACCTCCATTGGTCTTATATTGCCAAAGCAGCGCAACCTTTTTTTGTTAAAAGAGTGTATATCATCAGTAATTCAAGATCCGGCAATCTGGCCAAACAGTTTGCCAATATTTACAACACCTCATTTGTCAGTAATGGTTATATCAACTACATTGAACGAGAGGTGTGTAAAAAACTATCTAAATTACAAGAGCAAAATTATATTGATATTGCTTTATTGCACGCTAAACGTATTGAACAGGCATCATTACATGCCGATCGCTATATTTTTACTGATTTAGATTTTTGTGCACTCTGCGATCATTTTGAGCGTGCTTTTGGTCATCCGCATCGAACACTTGAAGAGTTATGCGAAATCTATCCTTTTGATATCATGATTAATGTGAATGATTTTAAAGATGCTGAAACAGCCGCGGATTATTTTGCTCAAGCATTAACGTTACTTAAAGCGCAGCTTTAAAGATAACCGTCTATTATTAGGCTTTATCCATCACCTCTGCCAAAATATAGATGAAAAGCCCCTGTCTGTTACGCTTTTCATTTATTGCCATCAGCCATCTCTTTTGACCTTTTTGGCTTAATCGCTTCATAACCTGACCGATGATAAAATTGAAGTGATGCTTTGTTATCGAAGGTTTTTAATAATATCTTTTGTCTTTCTTATAAATATTTATGCTAGAATAACTCAAAATTCGATAACATGACGGTATGATTATGTCCAACTCAGATAATAAAAATAATCGAGAGACGATTGATTTTGGTTTTGAACAGATTCCGACACAAGAGAAAGAGCAGCGAGTTGCTGGTGTGTTCCACTCTGTGGCAGATAAATACGATGTAATGAATGATTTAATGTCGTTTGGTATCCATCGGTTATGGAAGAAGTTCACTATCGATCACTGTCATGTACGTAAAGGTCAAAAAATTCTCGATCTTGCTGGTGGTACCGGTGATTTAACCGCAAAATTTTCTCAGTTAGTTGGTGAAACAGGTCAGGTGATATTAGCCGACATCAATGATTCGATGCTCAAAGTTGGTCGTAGCAAATTAAGAGACAAAGGGCTAATCAATAATATTGAATACGTACAAGCTAACGCTGAAGCCTTACCTTTCCCTGATAACTATTTTGACTGCATTACCATCTCATTTGGTCTACGCAATGTGACCGATAAAGCGAAAGCACTACGTTCTATGTGGCGTGTGCTCAAGCCAGGTGGACGTTTGCTAGTTCTAGAGTTCTCAAAACCTCAGCATCAAATTCTCAATAAAGCCTATGATCTTTACTCTTTCCATGTTTTACCCCTGATGGGTAAAGTCGTGGCTAATGATTCCGAGAGTTATCGTTATTTAGCTGAATCAATCCGCATGCATCCTGATCAGGATAAGCTGAAACAGATGATGTTTGACGCTGGTTTTGGTGATGTCAAATATTACAATATGACCGGTGGTATTGTTGCACTGCATCGTGGATTTAAATTTTAGTTTTGGTATAGCATGAAATATACACGGATCTATAAAATATTGGCGGTGATGCGCGCCTACAGGCTCAGTGAGTTATTACCTCATCATCGCCTCTCATTTTGGTTAAAAGTGGTTATCGCCAGCCTGTTTTGGGTCAAAAATCGTGCCAAAGGTCAACTTCCCGAAGAGCGGTTACGTTTAGCCCTGCAAGCACTCGGTCCAATCTGGATTAAACTTGGCCAGATGCTGTCTACGCGCCGTGACTTGCTACCTGCCGATATCGCCAATCAATTAGCACTATTACAAGA
Protein-coding regions in this window:
- the ubiE gene encoding bifunctional demethylmenaquinone methyltransferase/2-methoxy-6-polyprenyl-1,4-benzoquinol methylase UbiE, coding for MSNSDNKNNRETIDFGFEQIPTQEKEQRVAGVFHSVADKYDVMNDLMSFGIHRLWKKFTIDHCHVRKGQKILDLAGGTGDLTAKFSQLVGETGQVILADINDSMLKVGRSKLRDKGLINNIEYVQANAEALPFPDNYFDCITISFGLRNVTDKAKALRSMWRVLKPGGRLLVLEFSKPQHQILNKAYDLYSFHVLPLMGKVVANDSESYRYLAESIRMHPDQDKLKQMMFDAGFGDVKYYNMTGGIVALHRGFKF